The following coding sequences lie in one Acidobacteriota bacterium genomic window:
- a CDS encoding SDR family NAD(P)-dependent oxidoreductase, which yields MIRLDGRRALITGGSRGIGRATAVLFARAGADVAISYVSNREAADQVCLEVEKLGRRALAYKAEMSSKADIDRMVADILAKWGELDTLVNNAGIWTYLEMGKMAEAVYHETIGVNLDGVFYAINAVVPAMKEHGRGWIVSVSSTAGVRGEALHSHYAASKGALHSLTRSLAVELAPWGIRVNAVAPGWTDTDMSAGSFSQPGFREKVSQSIPLKRIPPPEDVAGPILFLASDLARHVTGEVLDVNGGAVLCGG from the coding sequence GCCACGGCGGTCCTGTTCGCCCGAGCTGGGGCCGACGTGGCCATCAGCTACGTCAGCAACCGGGAGGCTGCCGACCAGGTCTGCCTGGAGGTCGAGAAGCTCGGCCGCCGGGCCCTGGCTTACAAGGCGGAAATGTCCTCTAAAGCGGACATCGACCGCATGGTCGCCGACATCCTGGCCAAGTGGGGCGAGCTCGACACACTGGTCAACAACGCCGGGATCTGGACCTACTTGGAGATGGGCAAGATGGCGGAGGCCGTCTACCACGAGACGATCGGCGTCAATCTGGACGGCGTCTTCTACGCCATAAATGCTGTGGTCCCGGCCATGAAGGAGCATGGCCGGGGCTGGATCGTCAGCGTGTCTTCGACGGCCGGGGTGCGGGGGGAGGCCCTCCACTCTCATTATGCCGCCAGCAAGGGCGCCCTCCATTCCCTGACCAGGTCCCTGGCCGTGGAACTGGCCCCCTGGGGCATCCGGGTCAACGCCGTGGCCCCGGGCTGGACCGATACCGACATGAGCGCCGGGTCCTTCAGCCAGCCGGGCTTCCGGGAGAAGGTCAGCCAGTCCATCCCCCTGAAGCGCATCCCGCCGCCTGAGGACGTGGCCGGCCCCATCCTGTTCCTAGCCTCCGACCTGGCCCGGCACGTCACCGGGGAGGTCCTGGACGTCAACGGAGGGGCGGTCCTGTGCGGCGGATAG